One Belonocnema kinseyi isolate 2016_QV_RU_SX_M_011 chromosome 6, B_treatae_v1, whole genome shotgun sequence genomic region harbors:
- the LOC117175313 gene encoding proline-rich receptor-like protein kinase PERK2, whose translation MPRGGQKHKRPSKGARDRQRRRVKEAANEAVPELQAAPAVLDESVPPTVPLPAVKLPSPLTAVPEPPSPTRPLPWVLKEALPGLPGTVDPRKHNYLANCTYSATRHPGYFSNSGPTRASGYSPNSLIQPPVQELPPPATGFVCAPLPPLKLASGSIDPCPTSTRRSNSVFQGPVVTTTSPIAGPSGLYNCLVPHTPEGPLPPTPGKWYQHTAPPTTSEGFAVSAAASSSGDTRSLAADGTPESFSSSLTSSLTSSPPKKGRVDQPSSYPRRNLGL comes from the exons ATGCCGAGGGGTGGTCAGAAGCACAAACGCCCTAGCAAAGGGGCCCGCGATCGTCAACGCCGCCGGGTGAAAGAGGCCGCGAACGAGGCCGTTCCGGAACTTCAGGCCGCTCCTGCGGTGCTAGACGAATCCGTACCACCGACGGTACCCTTGCCGGCGGTCAAATTACCATCACCACTGACCGCCGTACCCGAACCTCCGTCACCGACACGCCCGCTTCCATGGGTGCTGAAGGAAGCTTTACCGGGACTGCCGGGTACCGTCGATCCGCGTAAACACAATTATCTCGCCAATT GTACCTACAGTGCCACTCGACACCCGGGTTATTTTTCAAACTCCGGGCCAACCCGCGCTTCCGGCTATTCACCAAACAGTTTGATTCAACCGCCTGTTCAAGAACTGCCTCCTCCGGCAACCGGGTTCGTTTGCGCACCTCTTCCTCCGTTGAAACTCGCGTCGGGTTCCATAGATC CGTGTCCGACATCCACCCGACGATCGAACTCCGTCTTCCAAGGTCCGGTCGTTACCACCACCTCTCCAATCGCCGGCCCTTCCGGCCTTTACAATTGTCTAGTACCACACACTCCGGAGGGACCTCTTCCTCCCACCCCGGGTAAATGGTACCAACACACTGCGCCTCCCACTACCTCGGAAGGTTTCGCAGTCTCAGCCGCCGCTAGTAGTTCCGGCGACACTCGGTCTCTAGCGGCCGACGGCACCCCCGAATCTTTTTCGTCATCACTAACTTCATCCTTGACGTCCTCACCTCCAAAAAAGGGCCGCGTCGATCAACCGTCTTCCTACCCGCGTCGTAATCTCGGGTTATAA